A stretch of the Sulfurospirillum sp. UCH001 genome encodes the following:
- a CDS encoding endonuclease MutS2 codes for MEKLFSKLDLADYASSFKHFLARQKPLFMEGDANLHYKLIHELLMRDRLKPLPEVPSLDVSLMHLSKMGVLRLQEIFAFVQIINYMQYLKNILNDQSLGEWIQRILIPSEITNICGYFDDKGELKASVDEQFASIAQSLKMVKDEMNSTLRRLISTEKIALYLADKQIHYINNQEALLVRGGFNHVLKGNVIGRSSSGFFYVVPEALSKLVSRESELLDRKEELTYKYAKQISSVFTKQLKFLGFINKEFDRFDAYYARVAYAREKDMEFVLPSKNNVIKLDNFAHPALANPKPITIDFSKQVLMITGVNAGGKTMLLKSILSAAILSKYLLPMRIDAKHTSIGSFKEIFAILDDPQNVKNDISTFAGRMSEFSKLFGKKTALVGVDEIELGTDADEAANLFKVMIEKLIDKEMKIVITTHHKRLASLLATHPEVELLAAIYDEKTERPTYGFLKGTIGKSYAFETALRYGIPQMLVAEARVLYGEDKEKLNELIQKNIDLELKMRQTSEELDARLKEVEKLKESLRDEKERVREEFDHAYSKMSKEFNQAIGEAKKAIKSSDTKESHRLLNKANQLHQETKRVVPEQKAESLVVGDKIKYGSSKGVIKSIKKDEAMIECDGISLRVPLSKLKRSGNQPKVHKSGVVISKETPSGSMILDLHGLRADEAVERLDKFLSDALINGFDEVLVYHGIGTGKLAYAVRTFLSTYPSLVSYGDAPMNMGGFGATLIKL; via the coding sequence ATGGAAAAACTTTTTTCTAAACTTGATCTTGCTGATTATGCAAGTTCCTTTAAACACTTTTTGGCACGTCAAAAACCTCTGTTCATGGAAGGCGATGCCAATTTGCATTATAAGCTCATTCATGAACTTTTAATGCGTGATCGCCTCAAACCACTTCCCGAAGTTCCCTCTTTAGATGTAAGTTTAATGCATCTGAGTAAAATGGGAGTTTTGCGACTTCAAGAGATTTTTGCATTTGTTCAGATTATCAATTATATGCAGTATCTTAAAAATATATTGAATGACCAAAGTCTTGGTGAGTGGATACAGCGTATTCTTATTCCTAGCGAGATTACAAACATTTGTGGCTATTTTGATGACAAAGGTGAGCTTAAAGCCAGTGTAGATGAGCAGTTTGCAAGTATTGCTCAAAGTCTTAAAATGGTCAAAGATGAGATGAATAGCACACTTCGTCGTCTTATCTCAACGGAGAAAATTGCACTCTACCTAGCAGACAAGCAAATTCACTACATCAATAACCAAGAAGCGCTTTTGGTTCGTGGCGGTTTTAACCATGTTTTAAAAGGTAATGTCATCGGGCGTAGTAGCAGTGGTTTCTTTTATGTAGTCCCCGAAGCACTTTCTAAATTAGTGAGTCGTGAGAGTGAACTCTTAGACCGCAAGGAAGAACTGACTTATAAGTATGCGAAACAGATCTCTTCTGTTTTTACCAAACAGCTTAAATTTTTAGGCTTTATCAACAAAGAGTTTGACCGTTTTGATGCGTATTATGCCAGAGTGGCTTACGCAAGGGAAAAAGATATGGAATTTGTACTTCCCTCTAAAAACAACGTCATTAAATTAGATAATTTTGCGCATCCAGCTTTGGCAAATCCTAAGCCGATTACGATTGATTTTTCTAAGCAAGTTTTGATGATTACCGGTGTGAATGCAGGTGGTAAGACGATGCTCTTAAAGTCCATCCTCTCCGCAGCCATTTTAAGTAAATACCTCCTTCCAATGCGCATCGATGCAAAACACACGAGCATTGGTTCATTTAAAGAGATTTTTGCGATTTTAGATGATCCTCAAAATGTTAAAAATGACATCTCAACGTTTGCAGGACGTATGAGCGAGTTTAGTAAACTCTTTGGCAAGAAAACAGCTTTAGTAGGTGTCGATGAGATCGAACTTGGAACAGACGCGGATGAAGCAGCCAACCTTTTTAAAGTGATGATTGAAAAACTCATCGATAAAGAGATGAAAATCGTCATTACCACACACCATAAACGCTTGGCTTCCTTACTTGCAACCCATCCTGAAGTGGAACTTTTGGCTGCTATTTATGATGAAAAAACGGAACGCCCAACCTATGGCTTTTTAAAAGGAACCATTGGAAAGAGTTATGCGTTTGAAACAGCCCTTCGTTACGGCATTCCTCAAATGCTCGTTGCTGAAGCACGTGTGCTGTACGGCGAAGATAAAGAGAAGCTCAATGAGTTGATTCAGAAAAATATTGACCTTGAACTAAAGATGCGTCAAACCTCTGAAGAGCTTGATGCAAGGCTCAAAGAAGTAGAAAAACTCAAAGAGTCTTTAAGAGATGAAAAAGAGCGTGTCAGAGAAGAGTTTGACCATGCTTACTCTAAAATGTCTAAAGAGTTTAATCAAGCCATAGGGGAAGCAAAAAAGGCGATTAAAAGCTCGGACACCAAAGAGTCTCACCGCCTTCTAAACAAAGCAAACCAGCTTCATCAAGAGACTAAACGTGTTGTGCCTGAGCAAAAAGCAGAGTCTTTAGTTGTGGGCGATAAGATTAAGTATGGAAGCTCAAAAGGTGTGATTAAGAGCATCAAAAAAGATGAAGCAATGATAGAATGCGATGGCATTAGCCTTCGTGTCCCACTTTCTAAACTCAAGCGAAGCGGCAATCAGCCAAAAGTACACAAATCAGGGGTTGTCATTTCTAAAGAGACACCGAGTGGTTCAATGATTTTAGACTTACATGGACTAAGAGCCGATGAAGCGGTTGAAAGACTCGATAAGTTTTTAAGCGATGCTCTCATTAATGGCTTTGATGAGGTGTTAGTTTATCATGGCATTGGAACAGGAAAATTAGCATACGCAGTACGAACGTTTTTAAGTACCTATCCTTCCTTAGTTTCCTATGGAGATGCACCTATGAATATGGGTGGCTTTGGGGCGACACTTATTAAGCTTTAA
- a CDS encoding RidA family protein, with protein sequence MKIVSTTNAPAAIGPYSQAIVVNDMVFTSGQIALKPDGSFLEGDVEAQATQVLENLQAVLAEAGSSLQKVVKTTIFLANMDDFAKVNSVYGSFFGEHKPARSTVGVKTLPRNALVEIEAIAVK encoded by the coding sequence ATGAAGATAGTCTCAACGACCAATGCACCTGCTGCTATTGGTCCGTATTCACAAGCTATTGTTGTGAATGATATGGTGTTTACCTCTGGGCAAATCGCACTTAAGCCCGATGGTAGCTTTTTGGAGGGTGATGTGGAAGCACAAGCAACCCAAGTGTTAGAAAATCTCCAAGCCGTTCTTGCAGAAGCGGGCAGTAGTTTGCAAAAGGTAGTTAAAACAACGATCTTCTTAGCAAATATGGATGATTTTGCGAAAGTGAATAGTGTATACGGCTCTTTTTTTGGAGAGCACAAACCTGCGCGGAGTACGGTTGGCGTGAAAACATTGCCTAGAAATGCATTGGTTGAAATTGAAGCAATTGCAGTAAAGTAA
- a CDS encoding FAD-dependent oxidoreductase, with protein MTKNHYDVLVVGGGISGAALFYELAKYTDVKRIALVEKYERLAKLNSAGTSNSQTIHCGDIETNYTLEKAKKVKETASMIAKYCVNHGHEGKFLFAHQKMAIGVGDTEVEYMQKRYEEFKELYPYLEVFDREKLSKIEPKLLYDANGKERPENIIGVGVEGGEYSTVDFGAMTESLVNEAQKIEGKVADVFLNSQVTNITKLGDMHVVMTKDHTFTADFVVVNAGAHSLYLAHEMGYGLDFACLPVAGSFYMTKKKMLNGKVYMVQHPKLPFAALHGDPDILADGCTRFGPTALVLPKLERYTGGTYLDFWQTLQFDSKVAKVFYDLMKDSDIRNYIFRNFFFEVPKYGKELFVKDARKIVPSLQVEDIEYAHNFGGVRPQVINKTEQKLMLGEASINPGTGIIFNMTPSPGATSCLGNARRDVRIVCEYLGKTFNEELFKQELVD; from the coding sequence ATGACAAAAAATCACTATGACGTCTTGGTCGTCGGTGGCGGAATCTCAGGTGCAGCTCTGTTTTATGAGCTTGCAAAATATACAGACGTTAAGCGTATCGCACTCGTCGAAAAATATGAGCGTTTAGCAAAATTAAATTCTGCTGGAACGTCAAATTCTCAAACCATTCACTGTGGTGACATAGAGACCAACTATACTCTAGAAAAAGCCAAAAAAGTTAAAGAAACTGCTAGCATGATTGCAAAATATTGTGTTAATCATGGGCATGAGGGCAAATTCTTATTTGCACATCAAAAAATGGCTATCGGTGTGGGTGACACCGAAGTTGAATACATGCAAAAACGTTATGAAGAGTTCAAAGAACTTTATCCGTATTTGGAAGTATTTGATAGGGAAAAACTCTCTAAAATTGAGCCTAAGCTTCTTTACGATGCAAATGGTAAAGAACGTCCTGAAAACATTATCGGTGTTGGTGTTGAAGGTGGCGAGTATAGTACTGTTGATTTTGGTGCTATGACAGAGAGTTTGGTCAATGAAGCGCAAAAGATTGAAGGCAAAGTTGCTGATGTCTTTTTGAATTCACAAGTAACCAATATCACAAAGCTTGGTGATATGCATGTTGTTATGACAAAAGATCATACCTTTACGGCAGATTTTGTTGTTGTTAATGCAGGTGCACATTCACTTTATCTTGCTCACGAGATGGGTTATGGACTTGATTTTGCATGTTTACCAGTCGCTGGTAGTTTTTACATGACAAAGAAAAAAATGCTTAATGGTAAAGTCTATATGGTGCAACACCCTAAACTTCCATTCGCAGCATTACATGGCGATCCAGATATTTTAGCAGATGGCTGTACACGTTTTGGTCCAACAGCGTTGGTTCTTCCAAAATTGGAGCGTTATACAGGCGGTACGTATCTTGATTTCTGGCAAACACTCCAGTTTGATAGTAAAGTTGCAAAAGTATTCTATGATTTGATGAAAGACAGCGACATTCGTAATTATATTTTCAGGAATTTCTTCTTTGAAGTACCAAAATATGGTAAAGAACTCTTTGTAAAAGATGCACGTAAAATTGTACCTTCACTACAAGTAGAAGACATTGAATATGCACATAACTTTGGTGGTGTAAGACCTCAGGTTATTAATAAAACAGAACAAAAATTGATGCTAGGTGAAGCAAGTATCAATCCGGGTACTGGTATCATCTTCAACATGACGCCAAGTCCAGGAGCAACAAGCTGCCTTGGTAATGCACGCCGTGACGTTAGAATCGTGTGTGAATACTTAGGTAAAACCTTCAATGAAGAGCTCTTTAAACAAGAACTCGTTGATTAA
- a CDS encoding ThiF family adenylyltransferase, with the protein MMRYFHRQVQLWGEATQESLQTKKIVIIGCGGLGSSLAYALGSSGIGEIHLVDFDDVSVHNIHRQIAFKVGDEGKLKANVVKESIESRSPFVKVHAHIGRLEDFIAKEITVDLIIDATDNLPTRSLIDTYAKEVNTPWLYGSVEAFNGQVCFFEKSSFKAFQISNKTPAGIAAPIVMHIASLQANLALRYLAGLSVKKDLLYYLYINEEGELITQKFRMPY; encoded by the coding sequence ATGATGCGCTATTTCCACAGGCAAGTCCAGCTGTGGGGAGAGGCAACACAAGAGAGTTTACAAACCAAAAAAATTGTTATCATCGGTTGTGGAGGTCTTGGAAGCTCTTTAGCGTATGCTTTAGGAAGCTCGGGTATTGGTGAAATTCACCTTGTTGATTTTGATGACGTGAGTGTTCATAACATTCACCGCCAAATCGCATTTAAAGTAGGCGATGAGGGTAAACTAAAGGCTAATGTAGTCAAAGAGAGCATCGAAAGCCGTTCCCCTTTTGTGAAAGTGCATGCGCATATAGGACGTTTGGAAGATTTTATAGCGAAAGAAATTACGGTTGATCTCATTATTGATGCTACCGACAACTTACCTACACGTTCGCTTATTGATACGTATGCCAAAGAAGTTAATACACCTTGGCTTTATGGCTCAGTGGAAGCTTTTAATGGGCAGGTGTGTTTTTTTGAAAAGAGTAGTTTTAAAGCTTTTCAAATCAGCAATAAAACTCCAGCAGGCATTGCAGCACCTATCGTAATGCACATAGCATCCCTGCAAGCGAATTTGGCGTTGCGTTATCTCGCGGGGCTCAGTGTGAAAAAAGATTTGTTGTACTATCTGTACATCAATGAAGAGGGTGAGCTTATTACCCAAAAATTTAGAATGCCCTATTAA
- a CDS encoding class I SAM-dependent methyltransferase, with the protein MINPLDLYAKIESLIGFDAQYEKLYQVYLQLLDSLHVKTILDVGCGNGKFLKHLEGKQFSACGIDRSATMVERACALGVDASTKELDAFSEASFECVVAIADVLNYIPVTELDSFFEAVARVLPKNGYFVCDINTLYGFEGVAEGVMCQDKESQFLCVEATFENKELLTKIVLFEKEGDFYRKEEGLITQYFHPLSFFKKMKMFKLCSTKPITLFGDEPDKTILVFQKR; encoded by the coding sequence ATGATAAATCCTCTTGATCTTTATGCCAAAATAGAATCACTCATTGGTTTTGATGCACAGTATGAAAAACTGTATCAGGTTTACTTGCAGCTTCTTGATTCATTGCATGTCAAAACTATTTTAGATGTGGGATGTGGCAATGGTAAATTTCTAAAGCATTTAGAAGGTAAACAGTTTAGTGCATGTGGCATCGACAGAAGTGCTACTATGGTGGAGCGCGCATGTGCTTTAGGTGTTGATGCAAGTACTAAAGAGCTTGATGCTTTTAGTGAAGCTTCCTTTGAGTGCGTTGTAGCGATTGCCGATGTGCTGAATTATATTCCTGTAACAGAGTTAGACTCTTTTTTTGAGGCAGTGGCAAGAGTATTGCCAAAGAATGGCTATTTTGTATGCGACATCAATACGCTGTATGGTTTTGAAGGTGTAGCAGAAGGGGTTATGTGTCAAGACAAAGAGAGTCAATTTTTATGCGTTGAGGCAACATTTGAAAATAAAGAACTGTTAACAAAAATTGTTTTATTTGAAAAAGAGGGTGATTTTTACCGTAAAGAAGAGGGATTGATTACGCAGTATTTTCATCCGCTATCTTTTTTTAAAAAAATGAAAATGTTTAAACTCTGTTCTACCAAGCCCATCACACTTTTTGGGGACGAGCCTGATAAAACAATCTTAGTTTTTCAAAAACGTTAA
- the murC gene encoding UDP-N-acetylmuramate--L-alanine ligase → MKKVHFVGIGGIGLSALAKYLKQEGYEITGSDIKATKITAGLESLGIPVRIPHDPECITDQDLVVYSAVIKPDNVELVRAREKGMSIMPRREALLFILKNRRVFSVCGAHGKSTTSAMLASMVEGSLVIGAESKQYGSNMYYKEGNNVIFEADESDESFLNSNPYIAIVTNAEPEHMEYYNYDLNRFYGAYRHFLESAKIRVINAEDPFLSTLTELEAYRLYPSRDIREIETVMRDGEPYTSFVLKDLGRFEVWGIGSHMALDASLAILASLHEMDVETAREKLKQYKGIKKRFDLLTKNEHFALIDDYGHHPTEIKATLGSAKIYAKLMGLKKITAIWQPHKYSRTIDNLESFVNCFEGVDQLIILPVWRAGEKEVFIDFEKEFARYSPLFPPRIYRKDDSIEIFPCEANQQIFDEGLVISFGAGDITYQLRGAM, encoded by the coding sequence TTGAAAAAAGTTCATTTTGTAGGCATTGGTGGCATAGGACTTTCTGCATTAGCAAAATATCTCAAGCAAGAGGGTTATGAGATTACAGGCTCTGATATTAAAGCAACGAAAATTACAGCAGGACTCGAATCGTTAGGTATTCCTGTGCGTATTCCCCATGATCCTGAGTGTATTACCGATCAAGATTTGGTGGTGTATTCGGCGGTGATTAAACCTGATAACGTAGAACTTGTACGTGCCCGTGAAAAGGGTATGAGCATTATGCCTCGTCGTGAAGCACTGTTATTTATCTTGAAAAACAGACGTGTTTTTTCTGTGTGTGGAGCACATGGAAAAAGTACTACCAGTGCAATGCTTGCTTCCATGGTTGAAGGCTCACTCGTCATCGGAGCTGAGAGTAAACAGTATGGCTCAAATATGTACTACAAAGAGGGAAATAATGTGATTTTTGAAGCGGACGAAAGTGATGAAAGCTTCTTAAACTCTAATCCTTACATCGCGATTGTAACCAATGCAGAACCAGAGCATATGGAGTATTATAACTACGATTTAAACCGTTTTTATGGCGCATATAGACACTTTTTAGAGAGCGCGAAGATTCGCGTTATTAATGCCGAAGATCCTTTTTTAAGTACGCTCACTGAACTTGAAGCATATCGTCTTTATCCAAGCCGCGATATTCGTGAGATCGAAACGGTTATGAGAGATGGCGAGCCTTATACATCATTTGTTTTGAAAGATTTAGGACGTTTTGAGGTATGGGGTATTGGTTCCCATATGGCACTTGATGCGTCTTTAGCGATTTTGGCAAGTTTGCATGAGATGGATGTTGAGACAGCACGCGAAAAGCTTAAACAGTATAAAGGTATCAAAAAACGTTTTGATCTTCTAACCAAGAATGAACATTTTGCTTTGATCGACGATTATGGGCATCACCCAACAGAGATTAAGGCGACATTGGGTTCTGCTAAAATTTATGCAAAACTTATGGGACTTAAAAAAATTACAGCCATTTGGCAACCGCATAAATACTCACGAACTATTGATAATTTAGAAAGTTTTGTGAACTGTTTTGAAGGTGTCGATCAGCTCATTATTTTACCAGTATGGAGAGCAGGAGAGAAAGAGGTTTTTATCGATTTTGAAAAAGAGTTTGCACGGTACTCTCCACTTTTTCCACCGCGTATTTACCGAAAAGATGATAGTATAGAGATATTTCCTTGTGAAGCAAATCAGCAGATTTTTGATGAAGGTTTGGTCATTAGCTTTGGCGCAGGCGATATCACCTATCAACTCAGAGGAGCGATGTAA
- the xseB gene encoding exodeoxyribonuclease VII small subunit, giving the protein MQEEKQSFEAKLERAKVILDTLSDPELSLEEGMKKYQEGIAILKEATKMLEEAKLTYTKLQEKEELA; this is encoded by the coding sequence ATGCAAGAAGAGAAACAGAGTTTTGAAGCAAAGCTAGAGAGAGCCAAAGTGATTTTAGATACACTCTCCGACCCAGAGCTCTCTTTAGAAGAGGGGATGAAGAAGTATCAAGAAGGAATTGCGATTTTAAAAGAAGCAACCAAAATGCTTGAAGAGGCAAAACTAACATATACTAAATTGCAAGAAAAGGAAGAATTGGCATGA
- a CDS encoding GNAT family N-acetyltransferase, translating to MLIVEEAKSSDIEDLVDLLILLFSQETEFVPERDLQRAGLRSIIEDASIGTIFVLKEKGVIIGMVSLLWSVSTALGGKVAFLEDMIVRPEYRGQKKGTVLIEYAIAYAKKHACKRITLLTDNDNFAAHHFYKHFGFRNSSMQPMRLILNNTSCES from the coding sequence ATGTTGATCGTTGAAGAGGCAAAAAGTTCAGATATTGAAGACTTAGTTGATTTATTGATATTGCTCTTTTCTCAAGAAACAGAGTTTGTGCCAGAACGTGATCTTCAAAGAGCTGGTCTTAGAAGCATTATAGAAGATGCTTCTATTGGAACGATCTTTGTACTCAAAGAGAAAGGTGTAATTATTGGTATGGTAAGCCTTCTATGGAGTGTTAGCACTGCACTTGGTGGTAAAGTGGCTTTTTTAGAAGATATGATTGTACGACCGGAGTATCGAGGGCAAAAAAAGGGAACTGTATTGATTGAGTACGCCATAGCATATGCAAAAAAACATGCGTGTAAACGTATTACGCTTTTAACTGACAACGATAACTTTGCAGCGCATCATTTTTATAAACACTTTGGGTTTAGAAATTCATCAATGCAACCGATGCGTTTGATTTTAAACAACACATCATGTGAAAGTTGA
- a CDS encoding succinyldiaminopimelate transaminase, whose protein sequence is MHFEPYPFEKLAELLKDITPNSDYLAISLTIGEPQFDTPDFIQEAFKKNSALLNKYPKSSGEAYVNEAQRNFVQKRFGVALKSSELLCTFGTREVLFNFPQYLLHDKQNPVMAYTNPFYQIYEGAAIASRARTVHLNLTKENSFKPDINLPALKEADLIILNFPNNPTTSVLSLEELGEWVKFALKYDIVLLNDECYSEIYVGEKPPSLLEASVHVGNESFKNILVINSISKRSSAPGLRSGFIAGDEKILSGYMKYRTYIGAGIPLPLQIASAVAWNDMEHVELTRAQYAKNLRLAHEILGVQEIDATFYLWLEVGDDLEFTRKLYAEKNIKVLPGRFLGRGGMGDGYVRIALVENSVKTEAILKEIKDFIKGLN, encoded by the coding sequence TTGCATTTTGAACCCTATCCCTTTGAAAAATTAGCAGAGTTATTAAAAGATATTACGCCAAATAGTGACTATCTAGCAATTTCACTGACTATTGGCGAACCACAGTTCGATACGCCTGATTTTATTCAAGAGGCGTTTAAAAAAAACAGTGCCTTACTCAATAAGTATCCAAAATCTTCAGGTGAGGCGTATGTGAATGAAGCCCAACGTAATTTTGTCCAAAAGCGTTTTGGTGTTGCGTTAAAATCAAGTGAACTTCTGTGTACGTTTGGAACCAGAGAAGTGCTTTTTAACTTTCCACAGTACCTCTTACATGATAAACAAAATCCTGTGATGGCATATACAAATCCTTTTTATCAAATATATGAAGGTGCAGCAATCGCAAGTCGTGCAAGGACTGTTCATCTTAACCTCACCAAAGAAAATTCTTTTAAACCAGACATTAATTTGCCAGCTTTAAAAGAGGCTGATCTTATTATTCTCAATTTCCCCAATAATCCAACCACATCGGTTTTGAGTCTTGAAGAACTTGGTGAGTGGGTGAAGTTTGCTCTTAAATACGACATTGTGCTTCTCAATGATGAATGTTACAGTGAGATTTATGTGGGTGAAAAGCCACCATCGTTACTAGAAGCAAGTGTCCATGTAGGAAATGAGAGTTTTAAAAATATTTTAGTCATCAATTCTATCTCTAAGCGCAGTTCTGCTCCAGGGCTTAGATCTGGTTTTATCGCAGGAGATGAGAAGATTCTTAGTGGTTATATGAAGTATCGAACCTACATAGGTGCAGGTATCCCTTTACCGCTTCAAATAGCATCTGCTGTTGCATGGAATGATATGGAACATGTCGAACTCACGCGTGCTCAATATGCAAAAAACCTTCGTTTAGCACATGAGATTTTAGGCGTACAAGAAATTGATGCGACATTTTATCTGTGGTTAGAAGTAGGGGATGATTTGGAATTTACCCGCAAACTGTATGCAGAAAAAAATATTAAAGTACTTCCAGGTCGTTTTTTGGGCCGTGGTGGTATGGGAGATGGTTATGTTCGTATCGCACTGGTTGAAAACAGTGTGAAAACGGAAGCGATATTAAAAGAGATAAAAGATTTTATAAAAGGTTTGAATTGA
- the dapE gene encoding succinyl-diaminopimelate desuccinylase — MVKTEELFLKLLRFVSVTPEDGGAFAFMKEYLSDFEVIEVNVEQTKNLFLYKRFGDGPHLCFAGHIDVVPAGLGWDSDPFEPLIKEGVVFARGAQDMKSGVCAFLQALKSAQNFHGTLSALLTSDEEGDAKHGTIEVLKELQKRSFLPDYAIVAEPTSEVVFGDAIKIGRRGSINGVIEILGKQGHAAYPEKAINPVHQIAPVLEHLAGHLLDAGDEAFTPSQMVITDIRGGMEVTNVTPGNLKIMFNVRNSTKTDEKKIRSYVEGVLSGLNFSLQLSQSAHPFVTSKDSFVVRAVQNALLHVTGKSPKLSTAGGTSDARFFGAFGVATIECGVVNDTIHAPNECCPLHEVESLVEVFKHVIANFEKEDV, encoded by the coding sequence ATGGTGAAAACAGAAGAACTCTTTTTAAAACTTTTACGCTTTGTTTCAGTCACGCCTGAGGATGGCGGTGCATTTGCATTTATGAAAGAGTACCTCAGTGACTTTGAAGTGATTGAAGTCAATGTTGAACAGACAAAAAATCTCTTTTTATACAAACGCTTTGGGGATGGTCCTCACCTTTGTTTTGCGGGTCACATTGATGTTGTTCCAGCAGGTCTTGGTTGGGACAGCGATCCGTTTGAGCCTTTAATCAAAGAAGGTGTTGTATTTGCTAGAGGTGCACAAGATATGAAAAGCGGTGTGTGTGCCTTTTTACAAGCACTTAAAAGTGCGCAAAATTTTCATGGTACTCTCTCTGCCCTCCTAACCAGTGATGAAGAGGGTGATGCAAAACATGGTACAATAGAAGTATTAAAAGAGCTACAAAAACGCTCTTTTTTACCCGATTATGCCATTGTCGCTGAGCCGACATCGGAAGTCGTGTTTGGAGATGCTATTAAAATAGGACGTAGAGGTTCTATTAATGGGGTGATTGAGATTTTAGGAAAGCAAGGTCATGCGGCATATCCTGAAAAAGCGATCAATCCTGTTCACCAAATAGCCCCAGTTTTGGAACACCTAGCGGGTCACCTACTGGATGCTGGCGATGAAGCTTTTACCCCATCTCAAATGGTTATAACAGACATCAGAGGTGGCATGGAAGTGACAAACGTAACGCCAGGAAATCTAAAAATTATGTTCAATGTTCGCAATTCAACCAAAACAGATGAGAAGAAAATTCGCTCTTATGTAGAAGGTGTTTTATCAGGACTTAATTTTTCATTGCAGCTTAGCCAAAGTGCACATCCTTTTGTAACCTCAAAAGATTCGTTTGTTGTTCGAGCCGTCCAAAACGCACTTTTGCATGTAACAGGTAAATCGCCTAAGCTCTCAACAGCGGGAGGAACAAGCGATGCACGATTTTTTGGAGCTTTTGGAGTTGCAACCATTGAATGTGGTGTCGTAAACGATACCATCCATGCACCAAATGAGTGTTGTCCATTGCATGAGGTTGAATCGTTGGTAGAAGTGTTTAAACATGTAATAGCAAATTTTGAAAAGGAAGATGTATGA
- a CDS encoding carbon-nitrogen hydrolase family protein yields MKIAALQLSTLPMSEAKLDYYFRICKQKEVEVVLLSEYALNSFFKELESMPISMIKEQSNHKIEVLKKLCAEYDLHVIAPIVNVKGEFCYKCNAHFSPKSVHFFDQQFLINYKHWNEEKFFANTVSKYTLPLFLLGGIRFGIVSGYELHFDTVWMEVMKKNVDVVLTATSSTFDSARRWEELLKMRAMLNNVYILRANRVGSYKEEETWQFYGQSSLISPFGDVELTLGDKEEMLVATIEKESLVEARKLWGWKKQVSKREAL; encoded by the coding sequence ATGAAAATAGCAGCACTGCAACTCAGTACCTTACCGATGAGCGAAGCAAAACTTGACTATTATTTTCGCATTTGCAAACAAAAAGAGGTTGAAGTCGTATTGCTGAGCGAGTATGCGCTCAATAGCTTTTTCAAAGAGCTGGAGAGTATGCCAATTTCAATGATAAAAGAGCAATCAAACCATAAAATCGAAGTACTTAAAAAGCTTTGTGCAGAGTATGATTTACATGTCATTGCTCCTATTGTCAATGTGAAGGGCGAGTTTTGTTATAAATGCAATGCTCATTTTTCACCAAAATCCGTTCATTTTTTTGATCAACAGTTTTTGATTAACTATAAACATTGGAATGAAGAGAAGTTCTTTGCCAACACGGTTTCTAAATACACACTTCCGCTCTTTTTATTAGGCGGTATTCGTTTTGGTATCGTCAGTGGTTATGAGCTTCATTTCGATACCGTGTGGATGGAAGTCATGAAGAAAAATGTAGATGTGGTTTTAACAGCCACTTCGTCCACATTTGATTCGGCACGTCGTTGGGAAGAGCTTTTAAAAATGCGTGCTATGCTAAACAACGTTTACATCTTACGCGCCAATCGTGTGGGAAGCTATAAAGAAGAAGAGACATGGCAGTTTTATGGACAAAGTAGCCTTATCTCTCCATTTGGCGATGTGGAGTTGACATTGGGTGATAAAGAAGAAATGCTTGTTGCTACCATCGAAAAAGAGAGTCTTGTTGAAGCACGAAAACTTTGGGGATGGAAAAAACAAGTCAGTAAAAGGGAAGCGTTATGA